One part of the Mariniflexile litorale genome encodes these proteins:
- a CDS encoding lysylphosphatidylglycerol synthase domain-containing protein — MIYTLPYKTKQFFFALIKISIVVAAFYFIYRKLTSNSSLEFSNFLHFLDENGVISTKTILILFVLTGFNYFFEILKWQILVSPTKRISFKKASEQSLGALTASLFTPNRIGEYGAKAIYYTKDIRKHIMLINLLSNLLQMSVTTILGAIGFSFFISKYPIQLNYSKIWPLLIFTVVMITILIFIIRKNKFSIKGFSLKKIKYFIINYPKKLITYGFGLSLLRYLIFSFQFYYLLTIFEIQTSYLHAITIITSMYFLASIIPSIFIFDVLIKGSVAVYLFSFVGVNSFTILCIVTLMWIFNFVIPSILGSYFVLNFNFPEDDL; from the coding sequence ATGATTTACACCTTACCATACAAAACTAAACAATTCTTTTTTGCACTTATTAAAATAAGCATTGTTGTTGCTGCTTTTTATTTTATTTACCGTAAACTAACTAGTAATAGTTCATTAGAATTTTCAAATTTCCTTCATTTTTTAGATGAAAATGGTGTTATTTCAACCAAAACCATTCTAATTCTATTCGTTTTAACTGGTTTTAACTATTTTTTTGAAATTTTGAAATGGCAAATATTAGTGTCGCCAACTAAAAGAATTTCATTTAAAAAAGCCTCAGAGCAAAGTTTAGGTGCTTTAACGGCTTCTTTATTTACCCCTAACAGAATTGGTGAATATGGTGCCAAAGCTATTTATTATACTAAAGATATCAGGAAGCATATCATGCTAATCAACCTACTTAGCAATCTTTTACAAATGAGTGTTACTACCATTTTAGGAGCTATTGGATTTAGTTTTTTTATTTCTAAATACCCTATACAACTAAATTATTCTAAAATATGGCCGCTATTAATATTTACAGTAGTCATGATCACTATATTGATTTTTATAATTAGAAAAAACAAATTCAGCATCAAAGGGTTTTCTTTAAAAAAAATAAAATATTTCATTATTAATTATCCAAAGAAACTCATTACTTACGGGTTTGGCTTATCGCTATTACGGTATCTTATCTTCTCATTTCAATTTTATTATTTACTCACTATTTTTGAAATACAAACCTCCTACTTACATGCTATCACTATAATTACTTCTATGTATTTTTTAGCATCTATAATACCCTCGATTTTTATTTTTGATGTACTTATAAAAGGAAGTGTTGCCGTTTATTTATTTAGCTTTGTTGGAGTAAATTCATTTACAATTTTGTGCATTGTAACGCTTATGTGGATATTTAATTTTGTAATTCCAAGCATTTTGGGAAGCTATTTTGTTTTGAATTTTAATTTTCCAGAAGACGACTTATGA
- a CDS encoding response regulator: MNQKIKILMIDDHPMIIEGYQNTLLFTKKESQQLEIDIANNCDEAIVFMDKSVEKENPYHVLFVDISLPPSSDGLMTSGEDLAAYARKVLPKSKIIILTMFNESFRIHNIIKTIDPEGFLIKSDLTSSELASAFQAVLSNPPFYSGTVNSFMRKAIRSDIVIDEKNRKILHLLSQGIKTKNLASHLDLSLSAVEKRKKQLREIFDVQDGQDETLVTAAKNKGFV, translated from the coding sequence ATGAATCAAAAAATCAAAATATTAATGATCGATGACCACCCAATGATTATTGAAGGTTATCAAAACACTTTACTTTTTACAAAAAAGGAAAGTCAGCAATTAGAGATAGACATTGCAAATAATTGTGACGAAGCCATAGTTTTTATGGATAAATCTGTTGAAAAAGAAAATCCGTACCATGTGCTATTTGTCGATATTAGCTTGCCACCATCATCGGATGGATTAATGACTTCTGGTGAAGATTTAGCGGCCTATGCTCGTAAGGTTTTACCAAAATCAAAGATTATAATCTTAACAATGTTTAATGAATCATTTAGAATCCATAATATTATTAAAACAATAGATCCAGAGGGTTTTTTAATCAAAAGCGATTTAACTTCTAGTGAACTCGCTAGTGCCTTTCAAGCTGTACTTAGCAACCCACCTTTTTATAGCGGTACAGTTAATAGTTTTATGAGAAAGGCTATTAGAAGTGATATTGTAATTGATGAAAAAAACAGAAAAATTCTTCATTTATTATCACAAGGTATAAAAACTAAAAATTTAGCATCTCATTTAGATCTTTCTTTAAGTGCCGTTGAAAAAAGAAAAAAGCAATTAAGAGAGATTTTCGATGTACAAGACGGACAGGATGAAACGCTTGTTACCGCTGCTAAAAACAAGGGGTTTGTATAA
- a CDS encoding sensor histidine kinase produces the protein MKKIDSLKQFVISAKEQDSSSIAEAHYIIAEYYRKATPLTDSAFYYYHKAEKIFKQLNTNYQLALTLYGVAVIQKNEKDFIGSEVSCVEALSLLDPIKETDDIINLKSYIYNNLGIVFKELEQYDESIKYHKKSFQLKEKLKGDNKETIDISKINLANTYKNAQQFDLALNYYNQVLDNKKLINERPGFYALVLDNYAHTLYLSKKHKKLPGLYFKALKISDSISYKGYNSIVINQHLAEYYNDKGNKELAKYYAYIAKDISEKYHNDDLLKSLLLLSKIEEGEMSAKHLKSYIKLNDSLQKNERTIRNKFARIRFETSQIEEENVQIAKERTWFLIISLVLIIASFLLYLVITQRNKNKELQFIQEQQETNEEIYNLMLSQNEKIEEARTLEKKRISQELHDGVLGRLFGTRLSLDSLNMSSSADAIKTRNQYIKELKNIEDDIRKVSHELNADFVAGSGFIDIIKTLVEALATVYNLSYKLEYDDIINWEDISNKKKIHIYRIIQEALHNIYKHAQATSVIVSFELKKNAIWLALIDNGIGFDINKAKSGIGLKNMNSRIKEINGIINIKSEKEIGTTVMIQVPIT, from the coding sequence TTGAAAAAAATTGACTCCTTAAAGCAGTTTGTTATAAGTGCAAAAGAACAGGATTCTTCTTCAATTGCAGAAGCTCATTATATTATAGCCGAATATTATAGAAAAGCAACTCCTTTAACGGATAGTGCTTTTTATTATTATCATAAAGCTGAAAAAATATTTAAGCAATTAAATACTAATTATCAATTAGCTTTAACATTGTATGGAGTTGCTGTAATTCAAAAAAACGAAAAAGATTTTATTGGTAGCGAGGTCTCGTGTGTTGAAGCATTATCATTATTAGATCCAATAAAAGAAACTGATGATATTATAAATTTGAAGTCTTATATTTATAATAACCTAGGAATTGTTTTTAAAGAACTTGAACAATACGATGAATCTATTAAATATCATAAAAAGTCTTTTCAACTTAAAGAAAAATTAAAAGGCGACAATAAGGAAACAATAGATATTTCTAAAATTAATCTTGCAAATACGTATAAAAATGCTCAGCAGTTCGATTTGGCTCTAAATTATTATAATCAAGTTTTAGATAATAAAAAATTAATTAATGAACGCCCAGGTTTTTATGCACTCGTGTTAGATAATTATGCGCACACGCTTTATTTATCCAAAAAACATAAAAAGCTTCCAGGGTTATATTTCAAAGCTTTAAAAATTAGTGATAGTATAAGTTATAAGGGGTATAACTCAATAGTTATTAATCAGCATTTAGCCGAATATTATAACGACAAAGGAAATAAAGAGTTAGCTAAATATTATGCCTATATAGCTAAAGATATTTCAGAGAAGTACCATAACGACGATTTATTAAAATCACTCTTATTGCTTTCGAAAATAGAAGAAGGCGAAATGTCGGCTAAACATTTAAAATCTTACATAAAGTTAAATGATAGTTTACAAAAAAATGAACGAACTATAAGAAATAAATTTGCAAGAATTCGTTTTGAAACCAGCCAGATTGAAGAAGAAAACGTTCAAATTGCAAAAGAACGTACCTGGTTTTTGATTATTTCACTAGTTTTGATTATTGCATCTTTCTTATTGTATCTTGTAATTACACAAAGAAATAAAAATAAAGAATTACAATTTATACAAGAGCAGCAAGAAACTAACGAAGAAATTTATAATTTAATGCTTTCTCAAAATGAAAAGATTGAAGAAGCAAGAACGTTGGAGAAAAAACGGATTTCACAAGAACTACATGATGGTGTTCTAGGGCGCCTATTTGGAACTAGATTGAGTTTAGATAGCTTAAATATGAGTAGTAGTGCTGATGCTATAAAAACCAGAAATCAGTACATCAAGGAGCTTAAAAACATTGAAGATGATATTAGAAAAGTATCACACGAGTTGAATGCTGACTTTGTTGCAGGATCTGGGTTTATTGACATTATTAAAACATTGGTGGAAGCACTGGCCACAGTATATAATCTTTCATATAAATTAGAATATGATGATATTATAAATTGGGAAGATATTTCTAATAAAAAGAAAATTCACATTTACAGGATTATTCAGGAAGCTTTACATAATATATATAAGCATGCTCAGGCAACTTCAGTGATTGTTAGTTTTGAATTGAAAAAAAATGCAATTTGGTTAGCTCTAATTGATAATGGCATTGGATTTGATATAAATAAAGCCAAGTCGGGTATTGGCTTAAAAAACATGAATTCTAGAATTAAAGAAATAAATGGTATTATAAATATAAAATCTGAAAAAGAAATAGGCACAACTGTAATGATACAAGTCCCAATAACCTAA
- a CDS encoding PhnA domain-containing protein, protein MSVLQTLQERSNNTCELCTSNSELKQYTIPPSLNENVDNSLLVCSTCLSQIEESTDMDTNHWRCLNDSMWSEFVAVQIMAWRMLQRLRNEGWPKDLLDMMYLDDEAMTLARATGEHEDEANKIIHRDVNGVILEAGDSVVLIKDLKVKGSSIVAKQGTAVRNIRLDHENAEYIEGKVDGQQIVIITKYVKKT, encoded by the coding sequence ATGAGCGTACTACAAACATTACAAGAGCGAAGTAACAATACCTGTGAGTTATGTACTTCAAATAGTGAATTAAAACAATACACCATTCCGCCTTCATTAAATGAAAATGTAGATAATAGTTTATTGGTTTGTAGCACGTGTTTAAGTCAAATTGAAGAAAGTACCGATATGGATACCAACCATTGGCGTTGCTTAAATGACAGTATGTGGAGTGAGTTTGTTGCTGTTCAAATCATGGCTTGGAGAATGCTTCAAAGGTTACGTAATGAAGGTTGGCCAAAAGACTTGTTAGATATGATGTATTTGGATGATGAAGCTATGACTTTAGCAAGAGCTACTGGAGAGCATGAAGACGAGGCTAATAAAATAATTCATCGTGATGTAAATGGCGTTATTTTAGAAGCTGGAGATTCGGTAGTCTTAATTAAAGATTTAAAAGTAAAAGGGTCTAGTATTGTGGCGAAACAAGGAACTGCTGTTCGAAATATTCGGTTAGACCATGAAAATGCAGAATACATTGAAGGTAAAGTAGATGGGCAACAAATTGTAATTATTACCAAATACGTTAAGAAAACCTAA
- a CDS encoding cyclase family protein, whose translation MIATIQYNSKKHLIDLSKPLDISIPIKASKSNVNAWYLDEPRIESVKNDAWVGSVKEGASVNFNNIYFNPHAHGTHTECMGHITKEFHSVNKNLKQFFFTAELISVAAEKYMKDTVISKKQIELLLKAKTPEALVIRTMPNTKDKKRRHYSNTNWTYITEEAMVFIRNKNIKHLLIDLPSVDREYDGGKLLAHKAFWDFDGKRRLDCTITEFIYVSNKIEDGSYMLNLQIAPFENDATPSKPVLYKITEK comes from the coding sequence ATGATAGCTACTATTCAATACAATTCAAAAAAACACCTAATAGATTTATCTAAGCCCTTAGATATTTCAATCCCTATAAAGGCTTCAAAAAGCAACGTGAATGCGTGGTATTTAGATGAACCTAGGATAGAATCAGTTAAAAATGATGCGTGGGTTGGTAGTGTTAAAGAAGGAGCTTCTGTTAACTTTAATAACATTTATTTCAATCCGCATGCACATGGAACCCATACTGAATGTATGGGGCATATAACCAAAGAGTTTCATTCTGTAAATAAAAATCTAAAACAGTTTTTCTTTACTGCCGAATTAATTTCGGTAGCAGCTGAAAAATATATGAAAGATACCGTTATTTCAAAAAAACAAATTGAATTACTTTTAAAGGCTAAAACACCCGAAGCTTTGGTAATTAGAACCATGCCAAATACCAAAGACAAAAAAAGGCGCCACTACTCAAATACAAATTGGACTTACATTACAGAAGAAGCTATGGTGTTTATTCGAAACAAAAATATTAAACACCTGCTCATAGATTTGCCAAGTGTGGATAGAGAATACGACGGTGGGAAATTGTTAGCGCACAAAGCCTTTTGGGATTTTGATGGCAAGCGAAGGTTAGATTGTACCATTACAGAATTTATTTATGTTTCAAATAAAATTGAAGATGGTAGTTATATGTTAAATCTTCAAATAGCGCCATTTGAGAATGATGCAACACCTAGTAAACCTGTTTTGTATAAAATCACAGAAAAATGA
- a CDS encoding STAS domain-containing protein, producing the protein MDLKISNCNNFFKIKGALNKNNLGLFKSEFKNIFEKVQSITISIEDVDIMDRFGVSALAELHKEAISKNKNLSIIGLGCEDLYNHFKTEMAA; encoded by the coding sequence ATGGATTTAAAAATTTCAAACTGCAACAATTTTTTTAAAATTAAAGGAGCTCTAAATAAAAATAATTTAGGGTTATTTAAAAGTGAATTTAAAAACATTTTTGAAAAAGTACAGTCAATAACCATAAGCATCGAAGATGTTGATATTATGGATCGTTTTGGCGTTAGTGCCTTAGCTGAACTTCATAAAGAAGCTATCTCAAAAAATAAAAATTTATCAATTATTGGTTTAGGTTGTGAAGATTTATACAACCATTTTAAAACTGAAATGGCTGCGTAA
- the hemW gene encoding radical SAM family heme chaperone HemW: MNNISKYNNDEEASFGGWGTVYIHIPFCKQACHYCDFHFSTSLKKKDVLVNALAKEMELRKDEFKNKTVETIYFGGGTPSLLTVDELGFLIDTVYKNYQVVDNPEITLEANPDDLSNNLIIQLSKSPINRLSIGVQSFYEADLKLMNRAHNATEAKSCLLEATKHFKNISVDLIYGIPGLTNENWIKNIETVLSFNIPHISSYALTVEPKTALDTFIKKGLIKNVDDDLAQEQFHILIEKLEASGFIHYELSNFGKPEYFSKNNSAYWQGKSYLGVGPSAHSFNGNERGWNVRNNSKYIKSIEQNVLPIETETLSITDKYNEYVMTGLRTVWGISLDKVKRDFGDSYLNYLLKASDKFVNLGLLVISCENEESNKKVLTTTRKGKFLADGLASDLFMI; encoded by the coding sequence TTGAATAATATAAGTAAATATAACAATGATGAAGAAGCCTCCTTTGGGGGTTGGGGGACTGTATATATTCATATCCCATTTTGCAAACAAGCATGTCATTATTGCGACTTTCATTTTTCAACTTCATTAAAAAAGAAAGATGTTTTGGTTAATGCATTGGCTAAAGAAATGGAGTTGCGTAAAGACGAATTCAAAAATAAAACTGTTGAAACCATTTATTTTGGAGGTGGTACGCCTTCTTTATTGACTGTAGATGAATTAGGGTTTTTGATTGATACTGTTTATAAAAACTATCAAGTTGTAGATAATCCTGAAATTACATTAGAAGCCAACCCAGATGATTTATCTAATAATCTAATAATCCAATTATCTAAAAGTCCCATTAACCGGCTAAGCATAGGCGTCCAATCATTTTACGAAGCCGATTTAAAACTCATGAATCGTGCTCACAATGCCACAGAAGCAAAAAGCTGTTTATTAGAAGCAACTAAACACTTTAAGAATATTTCGGTTGATTTAATTTATGGAATACCCGGTTTGACCAACGAAAACTGGATAAAAAATATTGAAACAGTTTTAAGTTTCAATATTCCACATATTTCAAGTTATGCTTTAACTGTAGAGCCTAAAACAGCTTTAGATACCTTCATAAAAAAAGGGCTAATTAAAAATGTTGATGATGATTTAGCTCAAGAACAGTTTCATATTTTAATAGAAAAACTGGAAGCTTCTGGGTTTATACATTATGAATTGTCAAATTTTGGTAAACCTGAATATTTTAGTAAAAATAATTCGGCTTATTGGCAAGGAAAATCTTATTTGGGTGTTGGACCATCGGCACATTCGTTTAACGGAAATGAACGGGGTTGGAATGTGCGAAACAATTCAAAATATATTAAATCGATAGAACAAAATGTACTTCCTATTGAAACGGAAACGCTATCAATAACTGATAAATATAATGAGTATGTGATGACTGGTTTGCGAACCGTTTGGGGTATTTCTTTAGATAAAGTGAAACGAGATTTTGGTGATTCATATTTAAATTATTTATTAAAAGCATCTGATAAATTTGTGAATTTAGGATTGCTGGTTATTTCCTGCGAAAATGAAGAATCGAATAAGAAAGTTTTAACTACTACAAGAAAAGGAAAATTTTTGGCTGATGGATTGGCATCAGATTTATTCATGATTTGA
- a CDS encoding DUF4260 domain-containing protein — protein MKLVLKLEELMMFVLGVFVFSQLNFAWWWFLVLILAPDISMFGYLVNTKVGAVTYNLFHHKGIAILVYIIGTCFQNEIVQLFGAILFSHASFDRIFGYGLKYFDNFKHTHLGEIGN, from the coding sequence ATGAAGCTTGTATTGAAATTAGAGGAACTCATGATGTTCGTTTTAGGAGTTTTTGTTTTTAGCCAATTAAATTTTGCTTGGTGGTGGTTTCTAGTGCTAATTTTAGCTCCAGATATAAGTATGTTCGGGTATTTAGTGAACACAAAAGTGGGTGCCGTAACATATAATTTATTTCATCACAAAGGTATAGCCATTTTGGTTTATATAATTGGGACGTGTTTTCAAAATGAAATTGTGCAATTATTTGGTGCTATTTTATTTTCTCATGCTTCTTTTGATAGAATATTTGGTTATGGTTTGAAATATTTTGATAATTTTAAGCATACACATTTAGGTGAAATAGGAAACTAA
- a CDS encoding glycosyltransferase — MTIISIIITILYLLLIGSFVFGFDKVKTFKLEELPSKTKFSIIIPFRNEAENLPALLKSIKALKYPKDLFEIIFVDDDSDDDSVEIIKKTLDNQSNVSVLKNKRQSNSPKKDAITTAIGHAKNEWIITTDADCVLPNYWLDSFDEYIQKNDVNCIAAPVTYLEKNHFLSRFQLLDILSLQGATMGGFGINKPFLCNGANFAYQKTLFYELNGFEGNTNTASGDDIFLLEKAIKKHLKHVHYLKCDYTIVKTHSQLTWESLLSQRVRWAAKTSVYNNWFGKVTGLIVLLNNALIIALLVLLIVGVFNLKVFLYITIIKFNIDFFLIYKSALFFNQKGVLRSFIVGFLVYPFFSVYVAFISVFSSYKWKGRTFKK; from the coding sequence ATGACTATAATTAGCATCATTATCACCATCCTTTATCTGCTTTTAATAGGAAGTTTTGTTTTTGGTTTTGACAAGGTTAAAACTTTTAAACTTGAAGAGTTACCATCTAAAACAAAGTTTTCAATAATTATTCCTTTTAGAAATGAAGCTGAAAATTTACCCGCCTTATTAAAATCTATAAAAGCACTAAAATACCCTAAGGATTTATTTGAAATAATATTTGTTGATGATGATTCGGATGATGATTCTGTTGAAATTATAAAAAAAACGCTAGATAATCAATCAAATGTTTCTGTTTTAAAAAACAAAAGACAATCTAATTCACCAAAAAAAGATGCCATTACAACTGCTATTGGACACGCAAAAAACGAATGGATTATAACAACTGATGCCGATTGTGTATTGCCTAATTATTGGCTAGATAGTTTTGATGAATACATTCAAAAAAATGATGTGAATTGCATTGCAGCTCCTGTAACTTATCTTGAAAAGAATCATTTTTTAAGTCGATTTCAATTACTCGACATCTTAAGTTTACAAGGTGCTACCATGGGCGGTTTTGGTATTAATAAACCCTTTTTGTGTAATGGCGCTAATTTTGCTTACCAAAAAACATTATTTTATGAGTTAAATGGTTTTGAAGGCAACACCAATACAGCAAGTGGCGACGATATTTTTTTGCTTGAAAAGGCAATAAAAAAACATCTCAAGCATGTTCATTATTTAAAATGTGATTATACCATAGTAAAAACGCATTCGCAACTAACTTGGGAATCATTATTATCTCAACGTGTACGTTGGGCTGCCAAAACAAGTGTTTATAATAATTGGTTTGGCAAAGTTACAGGACTTATAGTTCTACTCAACAATGCGCTTATTATCGCTTTATTAGTACTTTTAATTGTTGGTGTTTTTAATTTGAAAGTATTCTTATATATCACCATTATAAAATTCAATATCGATTTCTTTTTAATTTATAAATCGGCATTATTTTTTAATCAAAAAGGGGTATTAAGAAGTTTTATTGTTGGTTTCTTAGTATATCCGTTTTTTAGTGTGTATGTCGCTTTTATCTCTGTTTTTTCTAGCTACAAATGGAAAGGACGTACTTTTAAGAAATAA
- a CDS encoding LacI family DNA-binding transcriptional regulator, which translates to MVTLKQLAKELNVSISTVSKALNNSEEIGEETVKRVKELAELYNYKPNKVALSLKQNKTKTIGVIIPDILNHFLAKVLFGIEREAVKYGYNIITCISNESLEQEKESLRLLANGSVDGFILSIAEETQVKNEIDHFKKAISQGLPIVMFDRVAHDVLCDKVIVDDFDATYNATQSLLVEKRKNIAFISTLDSLSVGKLRERGYRKAVLETNVCEPLVLKIKKKDDQQKKIMSFFKKNTTIDGVVAADSASGIIAINTAVNLGMKVPKNISVIGFASKSDSYHTIPKLTTIRQHAKEIGESAAQLLINRLQNKSGDIDIKTKIVKTTLIKSKSTL; encoded by the coding sequence ATGGTTACCTTAAAACAATTAGCAAAAGAATTAAATGTTTCTATATCTACAGTTTCTAAAGCATTAAATAATAGCGAAGAAATTGGTGAAGAAACTGTAAAGCGTGTAAAAGAACTGGCCGAATTGTATAATTACAAACCCAATAAAGTAGCTTTAAGTTTAAAGCAAAATAAAACTAAAACCATTGGGGTTATTATTCCAGATATATTAAATCATTTTTTAGCAAAAGTGTTATTTGGTATTGAAAGGGAAGCGGTTAAGTATGGTTATAATATTATTACCTGTATTTCAAATGAATCTTTAGAACAAGAAAAAGAAAGCCTTAGGTTGTTGGCAAATGGCAGTGTTGATGGGTTTATTTTATCAATAGCAGAAGAAACCCAAGTTAAAAATGAAATAGACCATTTTAAAAAGGCGATTAGTCAGGGCTTACCTATTGTTATGTTTGATAGGGTAGCTCATGATGTGCTATGTGACAAGGTTATAGTAGACGATTTTGATGCCACTTACAATGCTACCCAAAGCTTATTGGTAGAAAAAAGGAAAAATATTGCATTTATAAGTACTTTAGATAGTTTAAGTGTTGGCAAATTACGTGAGCGTGGTTATAGAAAAGCAGTTTTAGAAACAAACGTTTGCGAACCTTTAGTTTTAAAGATAAAGAAGAAAGACGACCAGCAAAAAAAAATAATGTCATTTTTTAAAAAGAATACTACCATTGATGGAGTTGTGGCTGCTGATAGTGCTTCAGGAATTATAGCTATAAATACCGCGGTTAATTTAGGGATGAAGGTGCCTAAAAACATATCTGTAATAGGTTTTGCTAGTAAATCAGATTCGTATCATACCATACCTAAATTAACTACTATAAGGCAACATGCTAAAGAAATTGGAGAAAGTGCTGCTCAGTTACTTATAAATAGACTTCAAAATAAATCAGGTGATATAGATATAAAAACAAAAATTGTAAAAACAACACTTATAAAGAGCAAGTCTACTTTGTAA
- the ruvC gene encoding crossover junction endodeoxyribonuclease RuvC → MSKERIILGIDPGTTIMGFGLIKVVGKTMSFLQLNELDLKKYDDHYLKLKLIFERTIELIDTHHPDEIAIEAPFFGKNVQSMLKLGRAQGVAMAAGLSREIPITEYLPKKIKMAITGNGSASKEQVAKMLQSLLGLKTLPKNLDATDGLAAAVCHFYNSGKIEVGKSYSGWDAFVKQNSPPAPKGGAKTSTVINLRKK, encoded by the coding sequence ATGAGTAAAGAAAGAATTATTTTAGGTATTGACCCAGGAACGACCATTATGGGTTTCGGACTTATTAAAGTGGTTGGGAAAACCATGTCTTTTTTACAACTTAATGAACTCGATTTAAAAAAGTACGACGATCACTACCTAAAATTAAAACTCATTTTTGAACGTACTATTGAGTTAATAGATACCCATCACCCAGATGAAATTGCCATTGAAGCTCCTTTTTTTGGTAAAAATGTGCAAAGTATGTTAAAATTGGGTCGTGCTCAAGGAGTTGCAATGGCTGCTGGTTTGAGTAGAGAAATCCCTATCACGGAGTATCTTCCTAAAAAGATAAAAATGGCTATAACAGGAAATGGAAGTGCTAGTAAGGAACAAGTTGCAAAAATGTTGCAAAGTTTATTAGGTTTAAAAACATTGCCAAAAAATTTAGATGCCACCGATGGGTTAGCAGCAGCGGTTTGTCATTTTTATAATTCAGGTAAAATAGAGGTTGGTAAAAGTTATTCGGGTTGGGATGCTTTTGTAAAGCAGAATAGTCCCCCCGCCCCCAAAGGGGGAGCAAAAACATCAACTGTTATAAACCTTCGTAAAAAGTAA
- a CDS encoding nuclear transport factor 2 family protein — protein sequence MNKLFLLLFILCTFNSFSQTTEEKDKDAIMSVLKAQRIAWSKNNIEKFMEGYWKSDSLKFYGVHGITSGWENTLERYEKSYPTEAHTGKLSYKINDITKISNEAYYVLGEYHIKREVGNADGIFMLIFKRIDGEWKIIADTSC from the coding sequence ATGAATAAATTATTTCTTTTACTTTTTATTTTATGCACATTTAATTCCTTTTCACAAACTACAGAAGAAAAAGATAAAGATGCTATTATGTCCGTTTTAAAAGCCCAAAGAATAGCATGGTCTAAAAATAATATTGAGAAATTTATGGAGGGGTATTGGAAAAGTGATTCACTTAAATTTTATGGCGTACATGGTATAACTTCTGGTTGGGAAAACACATTAGAGCGTTATGAAAAAAGTTATCCCACTGAAGCTCATACGGGTAAATTAAGCTACAAAATAAACGACATTACAAAAATAAGTAACGAAGCCTACTATGTTTTAGGTGAATATCATATAAAACGTGAAGTTGGAAATGCCGATGGAATTTTTATGCTTATTTTTAAACGAATTGATGGTGAGTGGAAAATTATTGCTGATACTTCTTGTTAA
- a CDS encoding MmcQ/YjbR family DNA-binding protein yields MNIEQLYEYCLKKKGVTEDFPFDEDTLVFKVLGKMFALIGLKKWESGEKAINLKCDPDYAEELRAEYSSIKPGYHMSKKHWNTVYIQDGVLQPKFLLELIDHSYDMVVKGMPKKLRDTL; encoded by the coding sequence ATGAACATAGAACAACTTTATGAATATTGTTTAAAAAAGAAAGGTGTTACTGAAGATTTCCCTTTTGACGAAGACACACTTGTTTTTAAAGTATTAGGGAAAATGTTTGCCTTAATCGGATTGAAAAAATGGGAATCTGGAGAAAAAGCCATTAATCTTAAATGTGATCCTGACTATGCTGAAGAGTTGCGTGCAGAATACAGTAGCATCAAACCTGGTTACCACATGAGCAAAAAACATTGGAATACCGTTTATATTCAAGATGGCGTTTTACAGCCTAAATTTTTACTAGAACTCATAGACCATTCTTATGATATGGTTGTTAAAGGCATGCCCAAGAAATTAAGAGACACATTATAA